TGCATCCATTAGGCCGGTTACCCTGGCAAAGAAGAAAGTAAGGTTGATTTGccctgatttgttcttgacaaatccacttTGGCTGTTACTTATCAGATTATTATCCTCTAGGTTTGAACAAATTGACATCTGATATTAAGCCAAGAGTGTCTCTGTCTTCAGCGGCCTAGGGAGATACACAGAAGAAAGAGCCTGGCCTCTGTGCGGGGCAGAGGGTTTTCTGAGGAAGGGAAGATGGACCTTGTCGGATTTCACCCCCATTGCAACACTGGAGATGCAGAATTGGAATTCAGCCTGACACTTTAACTGGAATATGACCCTGGAAGTCTGACACCTACATACAAATAGCACCTTCATTCTCAGCTAATCTGCTCCTTGCATCTAGTCAGAGTCCCATCTGCTGACTTCAATGACACAAATCATATTTTCACTGCTTTTTTCTCCTGTGAGCTAGGTCAAGTGCATTCATCTTCCAGGAAAGGAACCTGGAGTCTGTTGCTTCTTGTGCATCCTCATCAGAACTGGTTGTTAGTTTCTAATCTAGGACACCTGTGCTAGCCCACAAGTGTCACAGACTCTGTTCTCGCCCATCACCACGAGCAGGAAATAACCCTgctcagctgggagccctggctgagtttgcagggctggaaaAACCCAGCCCATCCTTTTATAGGTAAAACGAGCACCTTTGAACTGCACTCATGGGCACTACAAACATGGAACTTCACTAGCTTTTTTTTATGGAGCTACTCCAGCGCAAGCAAAACTTTGCACCAGGAAGTGAAACAACAGAAGACTCCTGGAGCAGAAGCCAAGCAAACCAGCATGGGGAAGGTCAGTAGGGAGAGGCAGAGCACCTCAGATTATAGCAGTGGGGCATAGGTgcaggaactaggggtgcgggggtgctgtagcacccccagTTTTTGTGTGGGGTCCCCCGCCCAAGGTCCTGCCCAGCATCTGGTGTCCCACTTCTCAGCAGCCTGACCTGCACACGGGGCTCTGGTCTCGGCCCCACATGTAGAGTCCCAGATGCTGCAGGATCCATGCCCAAGGCTCTTTTCCCAGCCCCACACGTGGGGTCCTAGCCTTGGCCCCCTTATCCTTGTCCATGTTCCTCCCCCTACCGAGCCATGgcactgctcctggccccaggtGTGGGATGGCATGGACTGGAGTAAGGGGGGGTGAGGTAAACTTTGGGGtggggaccactggctttcagcacccccactgtaaaaaaCGTTCCAGTGCCACTGCAGTGGGGATACGCATCTGAAAGGCCAAAAGGGGGAAGAGGGCCCATGGaactcttcttccctcccctttacTCAGAGGTGGCACAGCCTAGCAGACAAAGGCGGCTTTAAGACACCTTCCAAATTCTGGGTGCATCTAGTGTCAATCAGAGCTGCTCTCAATTCAAGCAGCTTCCCTAGCCGCAGCTCTGCCAGCCGGGGCTAGCTGGGACAGCATGCTCAGCCTAGTAGACCCATGCCCCTGGCAGGCCTAGACCTGGAGCAGCGTAGGGTCATTGTTGTGCCAAGGAAATCCACCGTCTTTATGCCATTCCAGCAGAGTGCTCTGTGCGTACTTCCACTGTGTTTATGTGACAATCTCACCTCGCTTTGCAAATGTCTGTATGAACACAGCCTCCCTTAGAGGGCGGGAAGTGGGTTACCTGCTTTTACAGAGCAGGAAGGAGTTAGGGCCCCTTTCCAGAGCTCCCACagaagccagtgggagcagcgaatTCTCAGCATCACATGCTCAGTGTGACATGCAGAGTCAAGGGCTGATTTTGAAAGCGTCGCCCTGAGCGAGTGGGCCCAGGTCACATAGGGGAGgctggaaatggaacccagatctcctggggccttaaccacaagacctgCTTTCCCCTCTTAGGCTCTGACTCGGCAAGGCACTTAAACCCCTGGCTAACCTTCAAGTCTACAGGAAGTGACGTCACTTGGGCCACTCCTGGGGTCAGCGTTGGAGCAGGTGCTTTTCTATCTTGCTGAACCTGGGTCCGAGTTAACAGCTTGGCTAAGAGTGAGAAGTTCCAGGTTTCCCCGTGGGCAGGGGGTTGTTGGGCCGGACTCTCAGTGACTCTAGTAGGGTAGGACAGGAATAAcgaaggacagaatttggcccacttaaTCACCCCACACAAGAACATACAACAGTTTGTATTGGAGGCAATAGAGACTCTGTTCATCTAAGAAGAAGACATTGAGGCTGGACAGTTCAAGGCAGGAGAGACtttattgcaggccacagaacatgCGAGGAGGGCTGAGCTCCCTAGAGGAAAGCGTAGCACCAGTCCGTTAGACAGGAGGCGCACCGCTGAGCCTGGCTCGGACTGGCTCCATACGCCCCTTTCAGCCACCTTTGGAAAACCGCATGGTCCTTTTTTAACAGGAGGAATTGGCCCAGAAGGATGTATGCCTAGGGGGAGGAACAGAACGAGTTAGCACTGCTAACGAGTTTCCCCCGCCCACCCATTTGACTTCATACCCTGGAGGAGCTGCTTAATTTGAAACTCTGGGCCACTTTATAGTCTAAGCTTTGCCAGACAAGTAACTGCTTCTCTTCCTGTGGTTACTTCATTAGCGGCGCTCTACCAGGATAAGGCACTTTGCCCATTTTTAGCCTGGTGCTCAGCTCTCCAGAACGAGAGGGAGGCCAGGTTTGCTCTGACAAGTGGGTGACAGGCTCCTCTTTTAATGATGCTATGAGCCTGTCTTTCATTTCCTTGCTCCGGGGTAGTATCAGCGCTACTAGCGTGTGTAGTGCAGCCTAGGGCCCTGTCTGACCGGCTCCCTCGAAAGGAGCTGTTTTCATGATGCGAGGCTGTTGCAggttaactagggtgaccagatgtcccgattttatagggacagtcccgatatttggggctttttcttatataggctcctattatcccccaccccctgtcctgatttctcacacttgctatctggtcagcctaaggTTAACTCCACCCCATAACCACTGGAACAGGGTCTGTCCTAACTTTTGTGCCGGGGGTGAATCCGCCAGGAACTGGTCCCCACTTCAATCCACTCTGACCCATTTTGATtgcaacctgaaatgttagctaTTGTAAAAGACAAGGACAGGCTCAGGGTTGTTGGGCCTAAACATTGACCTGCCTTGACAGTCACGGTCTGCTAAAGGAGTTAGCTCACGGATTCTGCAGTTGGCCCATTAGTACTCCAGCAGAAAATGGACCAAGCAGTAGGAGGTGCCCATTACCCGATCAGCAGCACAACTCAAACCCTGCAGTCACCTGGTTACTTCAGTTTAACCAAATAAGGTGACATCATATATCTGTTGCTGTCTGACTTGCTTCCCAAGCATCCCATGGTAACCAAGGTGATGCACGTGTACTAGGAGGAGAGAAGGCCTCGCACGCAGTGCCTATTGCTGGCTGTTCTGCCCTAACTACTTGACTTCGTAGCAATGCTACGGGTGCAGACTGGATCCAGTAGCTACACAAAACTGATCCCCAACACAGACAGGTGGAGCAGGGTTTGCTCTTCTTGAAATCTACCCAGAGATCTTCCCACACCCCTTCTATTCACTTCCTTTCAACCGACACGCACAAAAGGTTAACTGGCCtagaagtggaaaaaaaaatttccctatgGGGGAGATGGCTAACCAGCATTCAAGGAAGGTAGGAAGAAAGCAGAGGCATcggtttctccagtgacggaatTTCCCAAGCCAGCACTAGAAACTTAATAGCGCAACTTTCTTTAGCTTAGCTGCTGCCAGACTTACCATAACGAATGCctgacatatatatttttaatgccgTACTCCCACCCTCCCATGGGAAGTCCTTGTGACTTTCTTACAAACAAATTCtgcaacagggaaaaaaaatgggtttaaaaaaaaaaaatcaaaggcatgGTTTGAATATTTCCGGTTGGACTGTAAAGAACTGTCACGATGCATTCAGTTTAAGATTGAAGAGATTTGAGCTTGCCCCTCTGAATAACATTCAGTCTTGCTTCTTTGAATAATTCAGCATAACTACCCTCCAGAGTTTAGATCAAGTGATGGTAATGAAGTGCCTTTAAGACCATAATAGCAGGAGAAACTGTCACGAGCAAAATCACAAGAACAGTCTTCTTAAAATCAAGTCCTTTCACAGTACCCACTCCATAAATAGAACAGAGGTTGGGAAGGAGTGGGAGGAAAATATGGTTACCTTGTCAAAACCCTTTGCAGCTAATTTTAGTCCAAGCTCGTCATTAATGCCATCCACTGCTGTAACGTCCTTATCGCCCATCGGCTCAGACACAAACGCTTTGAACTTCTGGGTTCTGGTCGCCATGATCTGCAACAGcgggagggtgggaaggaggcaAAGAACAATCAAAGGCCAATGCTGATATCACACCTATCAGAGTCATCCTGGAAGACCAACACTCCCACAGCACAAGCGTTCCCCTAAGCATCCCTCCCTTGTTTTAATCCCAAAGTAGTTATCCACGTTCCATACAAATCCGACTTCCCCTACCTCCCTGCTCTGATGGTTGAAGCTTATTAACGCCAGAAGTAAATAACCATGAACCTGAGGTTAGAGAGTTGGATACTAAAGGTGCATTGTTTCAAGGTTCCTGCATGAATAGTTGGCGTTTCCCTCATTTGGGTCCTTTAGCACCCTGCAttttggcagcagcagtgcacaaGGAATGCCTCAAACAGCTCCCAGATAAGGCCCTTGCTTCCTGTTGACTGAGCAATTTTTGTCCTGTATAAACTTCATTTTctatctcatttaaaaaaaaaagactctagTTTACCCCTAACTTGATATCTAACTTGTAATAACGtattgctgctgcttccagctccGCGGCACTTCTGAAAAGTCAGGCTGACACCTGAGCATCAAGGCATCCAAAATCAGGGGCCACTTTTGAGACTTTTTGCTTCAATCTACACTGGGAAAACCAGCGCACGTTTTCCAGCCACGCTGCAGTTGCATTGTTGCCACCCACAGCGTAGACGGGGCTTATGCATTTATACCGCCCCGTCGTGACAAGCTGCTCAGAGGCTGGTAGCATCAGCGGAGCTGCAGCGCTGCTGATAAAGCGGGTACTGAGTTCCCCCGTGTGCAGGCGAGCTCAGCGTCTAACAAGCTGCGTGACCCCACAGAGAAGAGTAGCAGAGTCCTGGGCCATCCTGCACCACAGGGCAGAACCCATGGCTCAACTGGTTAGCTAGTTCCTGCTGCCAATTCCAGCGTAGCACCAGCGTCCCTGCCTGTCAGTCCCTTCGCCTGCCCAGCTGGTCTGATGGAGAGACGCCATCTGCAGAAAGGGGACGGAGGCAAAAACAAGCCAAATAGGCTGGGGCCACTTCTCTACCGTCTCACAGACCTTGAGCTTTAGAGGCCTTGATGGAGAAGCAGCAGCGGGTGCTTCCCAGGCCCAAACTTCAGGTTTGTGACTatacctccctccccaccatggcCTGGGCTGGAGACGCCCTGGCAGACTTCAACTGCCACAGGCTTCTGGAACCCCTGTCCCTATGACATCACTGCCCCCTACCCCGGGAAGAGGCCCGTTGCTCGGCCCGGGTTTTAGCTGCCTGCAGTTTCTCCATTGAGAGAGTCCTGATCGCAGCCGATGGGCGTTGGGCAGGAAAAGTGGCTGCGGGCCCCAGGGCGAGCGCTCGTCGGCTAGGAACACTCCTGC
The nucleotide sequence above comes from Trachemys scripta elegans isolate TJP31775 chromosome 3, CAS_Tse_1.0, whole genome shotgun sequence. Encoded proteins:
- the BANF2 gene encoding barrier-to-autointegration factor-like protein isoform X1, whose amino-acid sequence is MCFASGLCFLVEEIMATRTQKFKAFVSEPMGDKDVTAVDGINDELGLKLAAKGFDKAYILLGQFLLLKKDHAVFQRWLKGAYGASPSQAQRCASCLTDWCYAFL
- the BANF2 gene encoding barrier-to-autointegration factor-like protein isoform X2 — translated: MATRTQKFKAFVSEPMGDKDVTAVDGINDELGLKLAAKGFDKAYILLGQFLLLKKDHAVFQRWLKGAYGASPSQAQRCASCLTDWCYAFL